A genome region from Methylobacterium sp. FF17 includes the following:
- a CDS encoding methylated-DNA--[protein]-cysteine S-methyltransferase — protein sequence MSGTRYTILPSPIGPLVLAGAGERLACIGFPAGKGAVTPGADWHRDDTAFGQARSQLDAYFAGRLTRFDLALDPRGTPFQREVWQALTEIPPGETISYGELARRIGRPKASRAVGAANGVNPLPIVVPCHRVIGAAGALTGFAGGLETKRFLLALERGQGAAPPGQLALP from the coding sequence ATGTCTGGAACGCGCTACACGATCCTGCCCAGCCCCATCGGCCCCCTCGTGCTCGCGGGGGCCGGCGAACGCCTGGCCTGCATCGGCTTTCCGGCCGGCAAGGGCGCCGTGACGCCGGGCGCGGACTGGCACCGGGACGACACCGCCTTCGGGCAGGCGCGATCGCAGCTCGATGCCTATTTCGCGGGCCGCCTGACCCGGTTCGACCTCGCCCTCGACCCGCGCGGCACGCCGTTCCAGCGCGAAGTCTGGCAAGCCCTCACGGAGATCCCACCCGGGGAGACGATCTCCTACGGCGAACTCGCCCGGCGCATCGGGCGGCCCAAGGCCAGCCGGGCCGTGGGCGCGGCCAACGGCGTCAACCCGTTGCCGATCGTCGTGCCCTGCCATCGTGTGATCGGGGCCGCCGGCGCCCTCACGGGCTTTGCCGGCGGCCTGGAGACCAAGCGCTTCCTGCTCGCCCTGGAGCGCGGGCAGGGCGCTGCGCCGCCGGGACAGCTCGCCCTGCCGTGA
- a CDS encoding right-handed parallel beta-helix repeat-containing protein, whose amino-acid sequence MTRPSKCMKAIVLFVGTPLVCLGSVWSPAAAQTVIRVDPHRAGQGSGHVVATLGDAIARLPALRRAGHDAIVIELASGLHRLERPVRIDEAGAGRPGASLILRGPKDGSARISGSVPLRRVERPVPSGAPSDQRRAIVAFALPQAAALEPSIEVKRVHSVVAAPVGLEIFDADGALTPARWPNTGWSSLRPPETAANDTTLRITPQQATAWRKETDLWVAGYLGADWSYEQLPALTLDDGADTLLLRDSPRDILRPGARFYVSHALAELDRPGEWWRDPADGIVYLIPRRPGPNTVEVSRAEGLIRIVGAHDLRIEHLTLERVRGDAVSIEGSRDIVIADCRIRWAGARGVVVEKSVRSGVRRSLIADTGEGGVTLDGGDRQTLTPSENFAEDNRIVRFSRLGRTEKYGIRLEGVGARAVGNVVAHAQHIAIGFKGNNHLIALNELTDVVNETSDAGAIYTGRDITARGTIIRNNFLHDLRPAGGFETKGVYLDDRASGIRVEGNLFLRVPQPVFIGGGRDNSVVGNAFIRSEPGVFLDGRGVSWPLRPGGPPPVLSPDSDEQRDLRAMPVRSPAWRTQYPDLATFNTDEPAHAKRNAIQDNVTLGSTLLQINPDADIGRQQVGGNRTLEAMGLTPDAGTSWSRAVDLARLPGLPDLPLDKMDRRSAPEVPADPDGLPASGHPRPRP is encoded by the coding sequence ATGACGCGGCCTTCCAAGTGCATGAAAGCGATCGTCCTCTTCGTCGGCACGCCTCTCGTCTGCCTCGGCTCGGTCTGGTCCCCCGCCGCTGCGCAAACCGTCATTCGCGTGGACCCACACCGGGCGGGCCAGGGGAGCGGCCACGTCGTCGCCACGCTCGGTGACGCGATCGCGCGCCTTCCGGCCCTCCGGCGCGCCGGACACGATGCGATCGTCATCGAACTCGCATCCGGCCTTCATCGCTTGGAACGTCCGGTCCGCATCGACGAAGCGGGAGCCGGACGACCGGGCGCATCGCTGATCCTGCGCGGACCCAAGGATGGCTCGGCACGGATCAGCGGCAGCGTCCCCCTCCGGCGCGTCGAACGCCCCGTCCCGTCCGGCGCACCATCGGACCAGCGGCGCGCGATCGTCGCGTTCGCCCTGCCGCAGGCCGCCGCCCTGGAGCCCAGCATCGAGGTCAAGCGCGTGCACAGCGTCGTGGCCGCCCCGGTCGGCCTCGAGATCTTCGACGCCGACGGCGCACTCACGCCGGCGCGCTGGCCGAATACGGGCTGGTCGTCCCTCAGACCGCCCGAGACCGCGGCGAACGACACCACCCTGCGCATCACCCCGCAGCAGGCGACCGCCTGGAGGAAGGAGACCGACCTCTGGGTGGCGGGCTATCTCGGGGCGGACTGGTCCTATGAACAGTTGCCCGCCCTGACGCTCGACGACGGGGCCGACACGCTGCTGCTGCGTGACAGCCCGCGCGACATCCTTCGCCCCGGCGCACGCTTCTACGTCTCGCATGCCCTGGCGGAACTCGATCGCCCGGGGGAATGGTGGCGCGATCCCGCCGACGGGATCGTCTACCTGATCCCTCGGCGGCCCGGCCCGAACACGGTCGAGGTTTCGCGCGCCGAGGGGCTCATCCGGATCGTGGGCGCCCACGATTTGCGGATCGAACATCTGACCCTGGAGCGGGTTCGCGGCGATGCGGTGTCGATCGAAGGCTCCCGGGACATCGTCATCGCGGATTGCCGGATCCGCTGGGCGGGCGCCCGGGGGGTCGTCGTCGAGAAATCCGTCCGCTCGGGCGTGCGCCGCTCGCTCATCGCGGATACGGGCGAAGGCGGCGTCACCCTCGACGGGGGTGATCGCCAGACCCTCACACCCTCGGAAAACTTCGCCGAGGACAACCGGATCGTCCGCTTCTCACGCCTCGGCCGGACCGAGAAGTACGGCATCCGCCTCGAAGGCGTCGGAGCCCGGGCGGTCGGGAACGTCGTCGCCCATGCGCAGCACATCGCGATCGGTTTCAAGGGCAACAATCATCTGATCGCGCTGAACGAGCTGACCGACGTCGTCAACGAAACCTCCGATGCCGGCGCGATCTATACGGGCCGGGACATCACGGCCCGGGGCACGATCATCCGGAACAACTTCCTGCACGATCTTCGACCCGCAGGGGGATTCGAAACGAAGGGCGTCTATCTCGACGATCGCGCGAGCGGGATCCGGGTCGAAGGCAACCTGTTCCTGCGCGTCCCGCAGCCGGTCTTCATCGGAGGCGGGCGCGACAACAGCGTCGTCGGCAACGCGTTCATCCGATCGGAACCCGGTGTCTTCCTCGACGGGCGCGGCGTCTCCTGGCCCCTGCGGCCGGGGGGGCCCCCTCCAGTCCTGAGCCCGGACAGCGACGAACAGCGCGATCTGCGCGCCATGCCGGTCCGCTCGCCCGCCTGGCGCACGCAGTACCCGGACCTGGCGACGTTCAACACGGACGAGCCGGCCCATGCCAAGCGCAACGCGATCCAGGACAACGTCACCCTCGGCTCGACCCTCCTGCAGATCAATCCGGACGCGGATATCGGCCGGCAGCAGGTGGGTGGAAACCGGACCCTCGAGGCGATGGGCCTGACTCCCGACGCCGGCACGAGCTGGTCACGCGCGGTGGACCTCGCCCGTCTGCCCGGATTGCCGGATCTCCCGCTGGACAAGATGGACCGACGCAGCGCACCGGAGGTGCCGGCGGATCCGGATGGCTTACCCGCGTCGGGCCATCCACGACCCCGCCCCTGA
- the gcvP gene encoding aminomethyl-transferring glycine dehydrogenase, which yields MPHDRYDPYDFANRRHIGPTTQEIDAMLGVLGADSLHALMDETLPADIRQEERLDFGAAMTERRVIEHMRGIADRNRLLVSLIGQGYHGTTMPPVIQRNIFENPAWYTAYSPYQPEISQGRLEALLNFQTLVCDLTGLDIANASLLDEATAAAEAMGMAQRIARNGRSAFFVDAECLPQTIAVLRTRAAPLGWEIVVGDPATDLDPGAVFGAIFQYPGVCGGISDLTQPIAALHAAGAVAVVAADPLALTLLTSPGEMGADIAIGSMQRYGVPMGYGGPHAAYMATRDAHKRTLPGRLVGVSVDARGNRAYRLALQTREQHIRREKATSNICTAQVLLAVIASMYAVFHGPRGLRAIAARVHRDAVRLAAGLEALGFTVEPEHFFDTITVRVGAFQGVILAQAVANGVNLRKVGGDRIGITVDERTRPDILQAVWRAFGGVDLAYDEAWPEPRLPESLVRTSDYLTHPIFHMNRAESEMTRYMRRLADRDLALDRAMIPLGSCTMKLNATAEMLPISWPEFAEIHPFVPVDQAQGYHALIGDLSEKLCAITGYDAISMQPNSGAQGEYAGLLAIRAYHLSRGETHRTVCLIPSSAHGTNPASAQMCGMSVVVVGADAQGNVDLADFRKKAEQHAENLAACMITYPSTHGVFEVQVREICDIVHGHGGQVYLDGANLNALVGLARPGDIGADVSHLNLHKTFCIPHGGGGPGMGPIGVKAHLIPFLPSDPQTGEAGAVSAAPYGSASILPISWSYVLLMGGRGLTQATRIAILNANYIASRLNGAFPVLYSGAQGRVAHECIIDVRPFQKSAGVSVDDIAKRLIDCGFHPPTMSWPVAGTLMIEPTESETKGEIDRFCDAMLAIREEIRAIEEGRIDKANNPLKNAPHTVRDLVGTWERPYSREAACFPSGSLGMDKYWPPINRVDNAYGDRNLVCSCPPVDSYSEAAE from the coding sequence ATGCCCCACGACCGCTACGACCCCTACGACTTCGCCAACCGCCGCCATATCGGCCCGACGACGCAGGAGATCGACGCGATGCTCGGCGTCTTGGGCGCCGACAGCCTGCACGCCCTCATGGACGAGACCCTGCCGGCGGACATCCGGCAGGAGGAGCGCCTCGACTTCGGAGCCGCCATGACCGAGCGCCGGGTGATCGAGCACATGCGGGGCATCGCCGACCGGAACCGGCTCCTCGTCTCGCTGATCGGCCAGGGCTATCACGGCACCACGATGCCGCCGGTGATCCAGCGCAACATCTTCGAGAACCCGGCTTGGTACACCGCCTACTCGCCCTACCAGCCCGAAATCAGCCAGGGTCGCCTCGAGGCGCTCCTGAACTTCCAGACCCTGGTCTGCGATCTCACCGGCCTCGACATCGCCAACGCGTCGCTGCTCGACGAGGCGACGGCGGCGGCCGAAGCCATGGGCATGGCCCAGCGCATCGCCCGCAACGGCCGATCCGCCTTCTTCGTCGATGCCGAGTGTCTGCCCCAGACCATCGCGGTGCTGCGCACCCGCGCCGCCCCCCTCGGCTGGGAGATCGTGGTCGGCGACCCTGCCACGGATCTCGATCCGGGCGCCGTGTTCGGCGCGATCTTCCAGTATCCCGGCGTCTGCGGCGGGATCTCCGACCTGACCCAGCCCATCGCGGCCCTGCACGCGGCGGGCGCCGTCGCCGTCGTCGCGGCCGACCCGCTGGCGCTGACCCTCCTGACCTCGCCCGGCGAGATGGGCGCCGACATCGCCATCGGCTCGATGCAGCGCTACGGCGTGCCGATGGGCTATGGCGGCCCGCACGCCGCCTACATGGCCACGCGCGACGCCCACAAGCGCACCCTGCCGGGTCGCCTCGTCGGGGTCTCGGTGGATGCCCGCGGCAACCGGGCCTACCGCCTCGCGCTCCAGACCCGCGAGCAGCATATCCGCCGCGAGAAGGCGACCTCGAACATTTGCACCGCGCAGGTGCTGCTCGCGGTCATTGCCAGCATGTACGCCGTGTTCCACGGCCCGCGCGGGCTGCGCGCCATCGCGGCCCGCGTCCACCGCGACGCGGTGCGCCTCGCCGCCGGCCTGGAAGCCCTGGGCTTCACGGTGGAGCCGGAGCACTTCTTCGACACCATCACGGTCCGGGTCGGCGCGTTCCAGGGTGTGATCCTCGCCCAGGCGGTCGCCAACGGCGTCAACCTGCGCAAGGTCGGCGGCGACCGCATCGGCATCACGGTGGACGAGCGCACCCGGCCGGACATTCTCCAGGCCGTGTGGCGCGCCTTCGGCGGGGTGGATCTGGCCTATGACGAGGCCTGGCCCGAGCCCCGCCTGCCCGAGAGCCTGGTGCGCACCTCGGATTACCTCACCCACCCGATCTTCCACATGAACCGGGCCGAGAGCGAGATGACGCGCTACATGCGCCGCCTCGCGGACCGCGACCTCGCGCTGGACCGGGCGATGATCCCGCTCGGCTCCTGCACCATGAAGCTCAACGCCACCGCCGAGATGCTGCCGATCTCCTGGCCGGAATTCGCGGAGATCCACCCCTTCGTGCCGGTGGATCAGGCGCAGGGCTATCACGCGCTGATCGGCGACCTCTCCGAAAAGCTCTGCGCGATCACCGGCTACGACGCGATCTCGATGCAGCCGAATTCGGGCGCGCAGGGGGAATATGCCGGGCTCCTCGCCATCCGCGCCTATCACCTGTCGCGGGGGGAGACGCACCGCACCGTCTGCCTCATCCCCTCCTCGGCCCACGGCACCAACCCGGCCTCGGCCCAGATGTGCGGCATGAGCGTGGTGGTGGTCGGTGCCGACGCGCAGGGCAACGTGGACCTCGCCGACTTCCGCAAGAAGGCCGAGCAGCACGCCGAAAACCTCGCCGCCTGCATGATCACCTATCCGTCGACCCACGGGGTGTTCGAGGTTCAGGTCCGCGAGATCTGCGACATCGTCCACGGCCATGGCGGACAGGTCTATCTCGACGGCGCCAACCTCAACGCCCTGGTGGGTCTGGCGCGGCCGGGCGACATCGGTGCCGATGTCAGCCACCTCAACCTGCACAAGACCTTCTGCATTCCCCATGGCGGCGGCGGCCCCGGCATGGGCCCGATCGGCGTCAAGGCCCACCTCATCCCGTTCCTGCCCTCCGATCCGCAGACCGGCGAGGCGGGCGCGGTCTCGGCCGCCCCCTACGGCTCGGCCTCGATCCTGCCGATCTCGTGGAGCTACGTCCTGCTGATGGGCGGGCGCGGCCTGACCCAGGCGACCCGCATCGCCATCCTCAATGCCAACTACATCGCCAGCCGCCTGAACGGGGCCTTTCCGGTGCTGTATTCCGGCGCGCAGGGGCGGGTGGCCCACGAATGCATCATCGACGTGCGGCCCTTCCAGAAGAGCGCAGGGGTCAGCGTGGACGACATCGCCAAGCGGCTGATCGATTGCGGCTTCCACCCGCCGACCATGTCCTGGCCCGTGGCCGGGACCCTGATGATCGAGCCCACCGAATCCGAGACCAAGGGCGAGATCGACCGCTTCTGTGACGCCATGCTCGCAATCCGCGAGGAGATCCGCGCCATCGAGGAGGGGCGGATCGACAAGGCGAACAACCCGCTGAAGAACGCCCCCCACACGGTCCGTGACCTCGTTGGGACCTGGGAACGACCGTATTCCCGGGAAGCCGCCTGCTTCCCCTCGGGCAGCCTCGGGATGGACAAGTACTGGCCCCCGATCAACCGGGTCGACAACGCCTACGGCGACCGCAACCTCGTCTGCTCCTGTCCGCCGGTCGATTCCTACAGCGAGGCGGCGGAGTAG
- the gcvH gene encoding glycine cleavage system protein GcvH translates to MRKFTDEHEWLDCAGDVATVGITTHAAEQLGDLVFIELPKVGAKLTKGEAAAVVESVKAASDVYAPVSGEVTEVNAAAVADPSSVGADPQGAGWLYRLRLDDPASLDDLMDEAAYAAFAK, encoded by the coding sequence ATGCGGAAGTTCACGGACGAGCACGAGTGGCTCGACTGCGCAGGTGACGTCGCTACGGTGGGCATCACCACCCATGCCGCCGAACAGCTCGGCGACCTCGTCTTCATCGAGTTGCCGAAGGTCGGTGCAAAGCTGACCAAGGGCGAGGCGGCGGCGGTGGTCGAGTCGGTGAAGGCGGCCTCCGACGTCTACGCGCCGGTCTCCGGCGAGGTCACCGAGGTCAATGCGGCGGCGGTGGCCGACCCGTCCAGCGTCGGCGCCGACCCGCAGGGCGCCGGCTGGCTCTACCGCCTGCGCCTCGACGACCCGGCAAGCCTCGACGACCTGATGGACGAGGCGGCCTACGCCGCGTTCGCGAAGTAG
- the gcvT gene encoding glycine cleavage system aminomethyltransferase GcvT translates to MSPDVARTPLHALHLRLGARMVPFAGYAMPVQYPAGLLKEHLHTRAEAGLFDVSHMGQIRLTPRSGDIADAARALETLLPIDVLGLKPGRQRYGLLLDASGGIRDDLMVSHWGDSLLLVVNAANKVADEAYLRAHLSEVCTVTVLNRALIALQGPGSEAVLARLAPEVAAMRFMDVRALDLAGAPALVTRSGYTGEDGFEISVPEDRAEALAEALLADPAVLPIGLGARDSLRLEAGLCLHGNDIDVGTDPVEAGLSWAIPAVRRRGGARAGGFPGAARILDALETGPAHRRVGLRPEGPAPVRAGAPLFADETGAAIGQVTSGGFGPSLGAPIAMGTLPSALATRGTRVFAEVRGKRLALTVAALPFVPAGFKRA, encoded by the coding sequence ATGTCCCCTGATGTTGCCCGCACGCCCCTGCACGCGCTCCACCTGCGCCTCGGTGCCCGCATGGTCCCCTTCGCGGGCTATGCCATGCCGGTGCAATACCCGGCGGGCCTGCTCAAGGAGCACCTGCACACGCGGGCCGAAGCCGGCCTGTTCGACGTCTCGCATATGGGGCAGATCCGCCTGACGCCGCGCTCGGGCGACATCGCCGACGCGGCCCGCGCCCTCGAAACACTCCTGCCCATCGACGTGCTCGGCCTGAAGCCGGGACGCCAGCGCTACGGACTGCTCCTCGATGCGTCCGGCGGCATTCGTGACGACCTCATGGTCTCGCACTGGGGCGACAGCCTCCTCCTCGTGGTCAACGCCGCCAACAAGGTCGCCGACGAGGCCTATCTGCGGGCGCACCTCTCCGAGGTTTGCACGGTGACCGTGCTGAACCGTGCCCTCATCGCCCTGCAGGGGCCGGGGTCCGAGGCGGTCCTGGCCCGCCTCGCGCCGGAGGTCGCCGCCATGCGCTTCATGGACGTGCGGGCTTTGGATCTCGCCGGGGCCCCCGCCCTCGTCACTCGCTCGGGCTATACCGGCGAGGACGGCTTCGAGATCTCCGTGCCCGAGGACCGGGCCGAGGCCTTGGCCGAGGCGCTGCTCGCCGATCCCGCCGTGCTGCCGATCGGGCTGGGCGCCCGCGATTCCCTGCGCCTGGAAGCGGGCCTCTGCCTGCACGGCAACGACATCGATGTCGGGACCGACCCGGTGGAGGCCGGGCTGTCCTGGGCGATCCCGGCCGTACGCAGGCGGGGCGGGGCCCGCGCCGGCGGCTTCCCCGGGGCCGCGCGTATCCTCGACGCCCTGGAGACCGGCCCGGCCCACCGCCGCGTCGGCCTGCGGCCCGAGGGTCCGGCCCCCGTGCGGGCGGGCGCGCCGCTCTTCGCCGACGAGACCGGCGCGGCGATCGGGCAGGTCACCTCGGGCGGCTTCGGGCCGAGCCTCGGGGCTCCCATCGCCATGGGCACCCTGCCGAGCGCGCTCGCGACACGCGGCACCCGCGTGTTCGCGGAGGTGCGCGGCAAGCGCCTTGCCCTCACGGTCGCGGCGCTGCCCTTCGTTCCAGCGGGCTTCAAGCGCGCCTGA
- a CDS encoding endonuclease III domain-containing protein, with protein MPIASGHDLAGPRPRRTRSTKAEPALADPALSDKALAIHARLCPVYDCPIPYFHSLDPLSELVSSLLSHRTRNAESGRAFKALRARYPDWEAMLAAPVSEVEATIAGVTWPELKAPRLQAILGAVRARHGALTLDFLRDLAVDEARAWLEAIPGVGPKTSAAVLSFSVLRMPALPVDSHHHRVAQRTGLIGSRVDVGPSHPILRAQLPDDWSAQALYDNHEVLMLHGQQVCHHRNPACGRCVLLDLCPEGQARMGAGGAIREP; from the coding sequence ATGCCGATCGCATCCGGGCACGACCTCGCCGGCCCCCGCCCCCGCCGGACCCGTTCCACGAAGGCCGAGCCGGCCCTCGCTGATCCCGCCCTGTCCGACAAGGCGCTGGCGATCCATGCGCGTCTGTGTCCGGTCTACGACTGCCCGATCCCGTATTTCCACAGCCTCGATCCGTTGAGCGAACTCGTCTCCTCGCTGCTCTCGCACCGGACCCGAAACGCGGAATCCGGTCGCGCCTTCAAGGCGCTGCGGGCCCGTTATCCCGACTGGGAGGCGATGCTGGCCGCTCCCGTCTCCGAGGTCGAGGCGACGATCGCGGGCGTGACCTGGCCCGAATTGAAGGCGCCGCGCCTGCAGGCGATCCTCGGCGCCGTGCGGGCGCGCCACGGCGCCCTCACCCTCGACTTCCTGCGCGACCTCGCCGTTGACGAGGCCCGCGCCTGGCTTGAGGCGATCCCCGGGGTTGGGCCGAAGACCAGCGCGGCGGTGCTGTCCTTCAGCGTGCTGCGGATGCCGGCCCTGCCGGTGGACAGTCACCACCACCGGGTGGCGCAACGCACCGGGCTGATCGGTTCCCGGGTCGATGTCGGGCCTTCGCACCCGATCCTGCGGGCGCAGCTTCCCGACGACTGGAGCGCACAGGCGCTCTACGACAATCACGAAGTGCTGATGCTGCACGGGCAGCAGGTCTGCCATCATCGCAATCCGGCCTGCGGCCGGTGTGTGCTGCTCGACCTTTGCCCCGAGGGACAGGCCCGGATGGGGGCGGGCGGAGCGATCCGCGAACCGTGA
- the trpS gene encoding tryptophan--tRNA ligase: MTAFKELVFSGVQPTGNLHLGNYLGAIKRFVEMQARDAQCLYCVVDMHAITLWQDPAALRGQIREVTAAFLAAGIDPKRSIVFNQSQVPQHAELAWIFNCVARLGWLNRMTQFKDKAGKDRENASIGLYAYPVLMAADILAYRATHVPVGEDQKQHLELTRDIAQKFNNDFAESIAAHGHDAGAGFFPVTEPLIGGPAARVMSLRDGTKKMSKSDASDNSRINLTDDADAIAAKVRKAKTDPDALPSEVAGLAGRPEADNLVGIFAALKDVSREDVLRDYGGAQFSAFKGALVELAVETLAPLGSEMKRLVADPAEIDAVLADGAERAEAIAAPTLDAVKDIVGFVRRGPRLRPVP; the protein is encoded by the coding sequence ATGACCGCGTTCAAGGAACTGGTGTTCTCGGGCGTACAGCCGACCGGGAACCTGCATCTCGGCAACTATCTCGGTGCGATCAAGCGATTCGTCGAGATGCAGGCGCGCGATGCGCAGTGCCTGTACTGCGTCGTCGACATGCACGCGATCACCCTGTGGCAGGATCCCGCTGCCCTGCGGGGGCAGATCCGCGAGGTGACCGCCGCCTTCCTCGCCGCCGGCATCGATCCGAAGCGCTCGATCGTCTTCAACCAGAGCCAGGTGCCCCAGCACGCGGAGCTCGCCTGGATCTTCAACTGCGTCGCCCGCCTCGGCTGGCTGAACCGCATGACGCAGTTCAAGGACAAGGCCGGCAAGGACCGCGAGAACGCGTCCATCGGGCTCTACGCCTATCCCGTGCTGATGGCCGCCGACATCCTCGCCTATCGCGCCACCCACGTGCCGGTGGGCGAGGACCAGAAGCAGCACCTCGAACTGACCCGCGACATCGCCCAGAAGTTCAACAACGACTTCGCCGAGTCGATCGCCGCCCATGGGCACGACGCGGGTGCGGGGTTCTTTCCCGTCACGGAGCCGCTGATCGGCGGCCCGGCGGCGCGCGTCATGTCCCTGCGCGACGGCACCAAGAAGATGTCGAAGTCGGATGCCTCCGACAATTCGCGCATCAACCTCACCGACGACGCCGACGCCATCGCCGCCAAGGTGCGCAAGGCCAAGACCGACCCGGACGCCCTCCCCTCCGAGGTGGCGGGCCTCGCCGGACGGCCCGAAGCCGACAACCTCGTCGGCATCTTCGCGGCCCTGAAGGACGTGTCGCGCGAGGACGTGCTGCGCGATTACGGCGGCGCGCAGTTCTCCGCCTTCAAGGGCGCCCTCGTGGAACTGGCCGTCGAGACCCTGGCGCCGCTGGGATCCGAGATGAAGCGCCTCGTGGCCGACCCGGCCGAGATCGACGCGGTTCTGGCCGACGGCGCCGAGCGCGCCGAGGCCATCGCGGCCCCGACCCTGGACGCCGTGAAGGACATCGTGGGTTTCGTCCGGCGCGGGCCGCGCCTGCGGCCCGTACCCTGA
- the tam gene encoding trans-aconitate 2-methyltransferase translates to MTDWNPALYTRFEDERTRPAAELLARVPLEAPCLAYDLGCGPGNSTALIAARFPKAEVIGLDTSPAMLESARSRLPDLTFAQADAATWQPDRAPDLIYANAVLQWLPDHPVLLPRLFGLLAPGGVLAVQMPDNLAEPSHRLMREVARTGPWAGAIGDPALAGRLGRMLDPGGYYDVLAPLAAEVDVWRTAYHHRMADAAAIVEWVRATGLRPFLDPLTPDAQAAFLAAYTAAIEDAYPPRHDGRRLLAFPRVFIVARRAG, encoded by the coding sequence ATGACCGACTGGAACCCCGCCCTCTACACCCGCTTCGAGGACGAGCGCACCCGACCGGCGGCCGAGCTTCTTGCCCGGGTTCCCCTCGAGGCACCGTGCCTCGCCTACGATCTCGGCTGCGGCCCGGGCAATTCCACCGCCCTGATCGCCGCCCGTTTTCCCAAAGCGGAGGTGATCGGCCTCGACACGTCACCGGCCATGCTGGAAAGCGCGCGCAGCCGCCTGCCCGACCTCACCTTTGCGCAGGCCGACGCGGCGACCTGGCAGCCGGACCGTGCACCGGACCTGATCTACGCCAACGCGGTCCTGCAATGGCTTCCCGACCATCCGGTGCTGCTGCCCCGGCTCTTCGGCCTCCTGGCGCCCGGCGGCGTGCTCGCCGTGCAGATGCCCGACAACCTCGCCGAGCCGTCGCACCGCCTGATGCGCGAGGTGGCGCGGACCGGTCCCTGGGCCGGGGCGATCGGCGATCCCGCATTGGCCGGCCGGCTCGGGCGCATGCTGGATCCGGGGGGTTATTACGACGTGCTGGCGCCGCTCGCCGCCGAGGTGGATGTCTGGCGTACGGCCTATCACCACCGGATGGCGGATGCGGCCGCCATCGTCGAATGGGTCCGCGCCACGGGATTGCGGCCCTTCCTCGACCCGCTGACGCCCGACGCGCAAGCCGCGTTCCTCGCCGCCTATACGGCCGCGATCGAGGACGCGTATCCGCCCCGCCATGACGGAAGGCGCCTGCTCGCCTTCCCGCGGGTCTTCATCGTCGCGCGACGGGCGGGCTAG
- a CDS encoding pyridoxamine 5'-phosphate oxidase family protein codes for MASLYYDAHRALQEEYNTVKLAERLDTGWVHDEIGKDEAAFIGSRDMFFLSTVDPDGMPTVSYKGGSTGFVKVLDANTLVFPGLDGNGMWYSMGNIEGQSKVGLLFIDFETPHRVRIQGHARMLRDDPLMAEYTEAKYLVRVEVTKAWVNCPRYIHKYQKVAQNKYVPRPEKETPLALWKRLDMVGDVISDEDKARVAKEGQLDLAEYEARVARGES; via the coding sequence ATGGCATCGCTCTACTACGACGCGCATCGCGCGCTCCAGGAAGAGTACAACACCGTCAAGCTCGCCGAGCGGCTGGATACCGGCTGGGTCCATGACGAGATCGGCAAGGACGAGGCCGCCTTCATCGGCAGCCGGGACATGTTCTTCCTCTCCACCGTCGACCCCGACGGCATGCCCACCGTCTCCTACAAGGGCGGCAGCACCGGCTTCGTGAAGGTGCTCGACGCCAACACGCTCGTGTTCCCGGGGCTGGACGGCAACGGCATGTGGTACTCGATGGGCAACATCGAGGGGCAGTCCAAGGTCGGCCTGCTGTTCATCGACTTCGAGACCCCGCACCGGGTCCGCATTCAGGGCCATGCCCGGATGCTGCGCGACGATCCCCTGATGGCCGAGTACACCGAGGCGAAGTACCTCGTGCGCGTCGAGGTCACCAAGGCCTGGGTCAATTGCCCGCGCTACATCCACAAGTACCAGAAGGTGGCGCAGAACAAGTATGTGCCCCGGCCCGAGAAGGAGACGCCGCTCGCCCTCTGGAAGCGCCTCGACATGGTGGGCGACGTGATCTCCGATGAGGATAAGGCCCGCGTCGCCAAGGAAGGTCAGCTCGACCTGGCCGAGTACGAGGCCCGGGTCGCGCGCGGCGAGAGTTGA